Proteins encoded within one genomic window of Kaistia algarum:
- the minD gene encoding septum site-determining protein MinD yields MSQVLVVTSGKGGVGKTTSTAALGAALALSGNRVAVVDFDVGLRNLDLVMGAERRVVYDLINVVQGEAKLQQALIRDKRLETLYLLPASQTRDKDALTAEGVARVMAELRDTFDWVVCDSPAGIERGAMLAMRHADVAVVVTNPEVSSVRDSDRIIGMLDAKTEKAERGEYMEKHLLLTRYDAARAERGQMLKVEDVLEILSIPLLGIIPESEAVLNASNLGCPVTLNAAESAPAKAYIDAARRLEGDVIPMVVPMERRGLMSKLFGRRAA; encoded by the coding sequence ATGTCGCAGGTTCTGGTGGTGACATCGGGCAAGGGCGGGGTGGGCAAGACCACATCGACCGCGGCGCTGGGAGCCGCCTTGGCGCTCTCGGGCAACCGCGTCGCCGTCGTCGATTTCGACGTCGGCCTGCGCAATCTCGACCTCGTCATGGGCGCCGAGCGCCGCGTCGTCTACGACCTCATCAATGTGGTTCAGGGCGAGGCGAAGCTGCAACAGGCTCTGATCCGCGACAAGCGGCTCGAGACGCTCTATCTGCTGCCGGCCTCGCAGACCCGCGACAAGGACGCCCTGACCGCCGAGGGCGTCGCCCGCGTCATGGCAGAGCTGCGCGACACGTTCGACTGGGTCGTCTGCGATTCTCCCGCCGGCATCGAGCGCGGCGCGATGCTCGCCATGCGCCATGCGGATGTGGCCGTCGTCGTTACCAATCCGGAAGTCTCGTCGGTGCGCGACAGCGATCGGATCATCGGCATGCTCGACGCCAAGACCGAGAAGGCCGAGCGCGGCGAATATATGGAGAAGCACCTGCTTCTCACCCGCTACGACGCAGCGCGGGCCGAACGCGGCCAGATGCTGAAGGTCGAGGATGTGCTCGAGATCCTTTCGATCCCGCTGCTTGGCATCATCCCGGAGAGCGAGGCCGTGCTGAACGCCTCCAATCTCGGCTGCCCGGTGACGCTGAACGCCGCCGAAAGCGCGCCGGCCAAGGCCTATATCGACGCCGCCCGCCGGCTGGAAGGCGACGTGATCCCGATGGTCGTGCCGATGGAACGTCGCGGCCTGATGAGCAAGCTTTTCGGTCGGAGGGCGGCATGA
- the minC gene encoding septum site-determining protein MinC, with the protein MTTATKQRPTIRFRGRSFLATVLAPQMPIAEWLAELERLASRSAGYFAHRPVILDVSGLPITQRDFKDLLQALFERDIKVMGVEGADPSWLGFGMPPSVSGGKQTEIIHRPSAEPPTAGKPTFGDRAIPSLLVETPVRSGQSIIFPQGDVTVLGSVASGAEIIAGNCVHIYGTLRGRAIAGSTGNASARIFCQKFEAELIAIDGLYQTADEIDAKFRGKAIQAWLARDQMNMAVLA; encoded by the coding sequence GTGACTACAGCCACCAAACAGCGTCCGACGATCCGGTTTCGAGGCAGGTCCTTCCTGGCGACGGTCCTGGCACCGCAGATGCCGATTGCCGAATGGCTGGCCGAACTGGAACGCCTCGCTTCGCGTTCCGCCGGCTATTTCGCCCACCGCCCCGTCATTCTCGACGTCTCCGGCCTTCCCATCACGCAGCGGGACTTCAAGGATCTGCTGCAGGCGCTGTTCGAGCGCGACATCAAGGTGATGGGCGTCGAAGGCGCCGACCCGTCCTGGCTCGGCTTCGGCATGCCCCCCTCCGTGAGCGGCGGCAAGCAGACGGAGATCATCCACCGGCCTTCGGCCGAGCCACCCACCGCAGGCAAACCGACCTTCGGCGATCGCGCGATTCCCTCGCTGCTGGTCGAGACGCCGGTTCGCTCCGGCCAGTCGATCATCTTTCCGCAAGGCGACGTGACCGTGCTCGGCTCGGTCGCCTCGGGCGCCGAGATAATCGCCGGCAATTGCGTCCACATCTACGGCACGCTGCGCGGCCGGGCGATCGCGGGTTCCACCGGCAACGCCTCGGCGCGGATCTTCTGCCAGAAATTCGAGGCCGAACTGATCGCGATCGATGGCCTCTACCAGACCGCCGACGAAATCGACGCGAAGTTCCGCGGCAAGGCGATCCAGGCCTGGCTCGCACGCGACCAGATGAACATGGCGGTTCTCGCCTGA
- a CDS encoding UBP-type zinc finger domain-containing protein, giving the protein MTDACTHTGTIRTVKPSAKGCEECLKIGSWWVHLRLCRTCGHVGCCDQSPNQHATRHFQATAHPIIEGYDPPEGWGWCYVDEIFIDLPDQTPQDGPIPRFI; this is encoded by the coding sequence ATGACCGACGCATGCACCCATACCGGCACGATCCGTACGGTGAAGCCGAGCGCCAAGGGCTGCGAGGAATGCCTGAAGATCGGAAGTTGGTGGGTCCATCTGCGGCTATGCCGGACCTGCGGCCATGTCGGCTGCTGCGACCAGTCGCCGAACCAGCACGCGACCCGTCACTTCCAGGCGACGGCCCACCCCATCATCGAGGGCTATGACCCGCCGGAGGGCTGGGGCTGGTGCTATGTCGACGAAATCTTCATCGACCTGCCCGACCAGACCCCGCAAGACGGCCCGATCCCGCGCTTCATCTGA
- a CDS encoding SH3 domain-containing protein, which produces MSSIGPVNRAAGRLWRRFRAGGLRTLALCAGLVLAPSLALAVNGFTTGNVNMRTGPGTGFDKITTLPAGIGVEVLGCTNNGWCQVSAGGPPGWISGSYLERMSGPRPVYEGPPIVVQPPVVVEPPYYGPDYYEPGYPPPPPYYRPGYRPPPPRYYDEPGYRPPPPGYGAPGYRPPPPGYGNQPGYRPPPPPGNQPGYRPPPPGNQPGYRPPPPGNQPGNRPPPPGNPPPYQPPQPQPQQPQQPGLIKPGVQKVQPGKGQMFPCQPDALIQCQQ; this is translated from the coding sequence TTGTCTTCTATCGGCCCAGTAAACCGGGCAGCCGGTCGCCTGTGGCGACGGTTCCGCGCCGGAGGGCTACGGACGCTCGCCCTTTGCGCCGGGCTTGTCCTCGCGCCGTCGCTTGCCCTGGCGGTGAACGGCTTCACGACCGGCAATGTCAACATGCGGACCGGTCCTGGCACCGGCTTCGACAAGATCACGACGCTTCCGGCCGGCATCGGCGTCGAGGTACTCGGCTGTACGAATAATGGCTGGTGCCAGGTTTCGGCCGGCGGACCGCCCGGCTGGATCTCGGGCAGCTATCTCGAACGCATGTCAGGACCGCGACCGGTCTATGAGGGGCCACCAATCGTCGTCCAGCCACCGGTGGTCGTCGAGCCGCCCTATTACGGCCCGGACTACTACGAGCCCGGCTATCCGCCGCCGCCTCCCTATTACCGTCCTGGCTATCGTCCGCCGCCGCCACGCTACTATGACGAACCGGGCTATCGCCCGCCGCCGCCTGGCTATGGGGCTCCTGGCTATCGTCCGCCGCCACCTGGCTATGGTAACCAGCCGGGTTATCGGCCGCCGCCACCCCCCGGTAACCAGCCGGGCTATCGCCCTCCGCCGCCAGGCAACCAACCCGGCTATCGGCCCCCGCCGCCGGGCAATCAGCCGGGCAATAGGCCGCCTCCGCCCGGCAACCCCCCGCCCTATCAGCCGCCGCAGCCCCAGCCGCAACAGCCGCAGCAGCCTGGGCTGATCAAGCCGGGCGTGCAGAAGGTCCAGCCGGGCAAGGGACAGATGTTCCCGTGCCAGCCGGATGCGCTGATCCAGTGTCAGCAATAG
- a CDS encoding accessory factor UbiK family protein: MEQGPSRLFDEFAKLMTDAAGMAQGVRREAETAMKHQAERFFSDMDFVKREEFDVVREMAQKARAENEALSVRIADLEAKLAVLTAGHIVAAPPVE; this comes from the coding sequence ATGGAACAGGGTCCAAGCCGTCTGTTCGACGAATTCGCCAAGCTCATGACCGACGCGGCCGGAATGGCGCAGGGCGTGCGCCGCGAGGCCGAGACGGCGATGAAGCATCAGGCGGAGCGGTTCTTCTCCGACATGGACTTCGTCAAGCGCGAGGAATTCGACGTCGTGCGCGAGATGGCCCAAAAGGCCCGCGCCGAGAACGAGGCCCTGTCGGTTCGTATCGCCGACCTCGAGGCCAAGCTTGCCGTGCTGACGGCCGGGCACATCGTCGCCGCGCCGCCGGTCGAGTAA
- the lepB gene encoding signal peptidase I, giving the protein MTEIEKTSSAKSASEKPSKDGLGGTIRVFAEALIIALIVRTFLFQPFEIPSGSLIPTLEIGDYLFVSKYSYGYSRYSFPFGIAPFSGRILGQLPTQGDIAVFRGTFDGSKDYIKRVIGLPGDTVQMKDGRLYINDKLVDRQPMAPHPYRDSFGQIEDAPQYEETLPNGVKHRIIEIAGDHGDLDNTPRFEVPPDHVFMMGDNRDNSADSRVMNEMGYVPLENLEGKAQMIFLSVDERSSLWKFWEWPWSIRFGRMFTIVR; this is encoded by the coding sequence ATGACCGAAATCGAAAAGACCTCGTCCGCCAAGAGCGCATCCGAAAAGCCGTCGAAGGACGGCCTCGGCGGAACCATCCGCGTCTTCGCCGAAGCGCTGATCATCGCGCTCATCGTCCGCACCTTCCTGTTCCAACCCTTCGAGATCCCATCGGGCTCTCTGATTCCAACGCTGGAGATTGGCGACTATCTCTTCGTCTCCAAATACTCCTACGGCTATTCGCGCTATTCGTTCCCGTTCGGCATCGCACCCTTCTCGGGCCGCATCCTCGGCCAGTTGCCCACCCAGGGCGATATCGCGGTTTTCCGTGGCACGTTCGACGGCTCGAAGGACTACATCAAGCGTGTCATCGGACTGCCGGGCGATACCGTCCAGATGAAGGATGGGCGCCTCTATATCAACGACAAGCTGGTCGACCGCCAGCCGATGGCGCCCCACCCCTACCGCGATTCCTTCGGCCAGATCGAAGACGCCCCGCAATATGAAGAGACGCTGCCCAACGGCGTGAAGCACCGCATCATCGAGATCGCGGGAGATCACGGCGACCTCGACAATACGCCACGCTTCGAGGTGCCGCCGGATCATGTCTTCATGATGGGAGACAATCGCGACAACTCAGCCGACAGCCGCGTCATGAACGAGATGGGCTATGTCCCGCTCGAAAATCTCGAAGGCAAGGCGCAGATGATTTTCCTTTCCGTCGACGAGCGCTCGTCGCTCTGGAAGTTCTGGGAGTGGCCCTGGTCGATCCGCTTCGGCCGCATGTTCACCATTGTCCGCTGA
- a CDS encoding type III secretion system chaperone family protein, whose translation MSLMEFETEDRQANPLDRVENFAAANDWSFERSADDEITISVGGGWCDYHVSFSWMEDMEAVHLACAFDLKVTEPRKLEVMRLLSLVNEQLWIGHFDLWSKEGVVMYRQTLLLAGGAEPNSAQIEGLLENAVESCERYYQAFQFVVWAGKSAAEALETVMFETVGEA comes from the coding sequence ATGAGCCTCATGGAATTCGAGACAGAAGATCGTCAGGCGAACCCGCTCGACCGTGTCGAGAACTTTGCCGCGGCCAATGACTGGAGCTTCGAGCGGTCGGCAGACGACGAGATCACGATCTCGGTCGGCGGAGGCTGGTGCGACTACCACGTCTCCTTCTCCTGGATGGAAGACATGGAGGCCGTGCATCTCGCCTGCGCCTTCGATCTGAAGGTCACCGAGCCGCGCAAGCTTGAGGTGATGCGGCTGCTCTCGCTCGTGAACGAGCAACTCTGGATCGGCCATTTCGACCTCTGGAGCAAGGAGGGCGTCGTCATGTACCGTCAGACGCTGCTTCTGGCGGGTGGTGCCGAACCCAATTCAGCCCAGATCGAAGGCCTGCTCGAAAACGCGGTCGAGAGTTGCGAGCGCTATTATCAAGCCTTCCAGTTTGTCGTCTGGGCTGGAAAGTCTGCCGCCGAAGCGCTCGAAACCGTGATGTTCGAGACGGTCGGCGAGGCCTGA
- a CDS encoding GIY-YIG nuclease family protein has protein sequence MNGETRKAAIAAYKKRERPIGIYELRCGPTGEVWVGRTTDLEAIRNRLTFTLDRGSGTVPSLQKAWRDHGSAAFTFTVLEQLEEEETAYILNAQLKERWTYWRDRLDAQAA, from the coding sequence ATGAACGGTGAGACCCGCAAAGCGGCGATCGCGGCCTACAAGAAGCGCGAACGCCCGATCGGCATCTATGAACTTCGATGCGGGCCGACGGGAGAGGTATGGGTTGGCCGTACGACCGATCTGGAGGCGATCCGCAATCGCCTGACCTTCACGCTCGATCGCGGCAGCGGCACGGTGCCGAGCCTGCAGAAGGCCTGGCGCGACCATGGCAGCGCGGCGTTCACATTCACCGTGCTGGAGCAGCTGGAAGAGGAGGAAACGGCCTATATCCTCAATGCGCAATTGAAAGAGCGCTGGACGTATTGGCGGGACAGGCTGGACGCGCAGGCGGCCTGA
- the minE gene encoding cell division topological specificity factor MinE translates to MTIFDFFKPARSAPVARDRLQILLQHERVSAGASDLINVLREEILAVISRHVDIPADKVQVKMQRGDAISTLEVEIELPNPIRRRAA, encoded by the coding sequence ATGACCATCTTCGATTTCTTCAAGCCCGCGCGCTCGGCGCCGGTCGCGCGAGACCGGCTGCAGATCCTGCTTCAGCACGAGCGCGTCAGCGCCGGTGCCAGCGATCTCATCAACGTGCTCCGCGAAGAGATCCTCGCCGTGATCTCCCGCCACGTCGACATCCCGGCCGACAAGGTCCAGGTCAAGATGCAGCGCGGCGACGCGATCTCGACGCTGGAAGTCGAGATCGAACTGCCAAACCCGATCCGCCGCCGCGCGGCGTAA
- a CDS encoding dienelactone hydrolase family protein, whose product MIRLYDEYTHLTLDRRGFLDKLTRLVGSSAAAAAIVPMLSASKAQAAIIAADDARISAEKVGFPGPGGITISGYLARPANAGGKLPAVLVIHENRGLNPHLEDVARRFAADGFIALAVDLLSRSGGTPTDEDVARQKIGELDPALTIADAVAALEYLKTAPGSNGRVGAVGFCWGGGLVNRLAVATPDLVAGVAYYGMQVPAADVPKIKAKLMLHYAGLDDRINAGIPAYEAALKSTGVDYQIFVYDGVNHAFNNDTSTARYDAAAAKLAWSRTIDFLKQNLS is encoded by the coding sequence ATGATCCGTCTCTATGACGAATATACCCACCTGACGCTCGATCGCCGCGGCTTTCTCGATAAGCTGACACGGCTCGTCGGCAGTTCCGCCGCGGCGGCGGCGATCGTTCCGATGCTCTCTGCGAGCAAGGCGCAAGCCGCCATCATCGCCGCCGACGATGCCCGGATAAGCGCCGAGAAGGTCGGTTTTCCAGGACCTGGCGGCATCACGATTTCGGGCTATCTGGCCCGGCCGGCCAACGCCGGCGGCAAGCTTCCCGCCGTGCTCGTCATTCATGAAAATCGCGGGCTCAATCCGCATCTGGAGGACGTTGCGCGCCGCTTCGCGGCCGACGGCTTCATAGCGCTCGCTGTCGATCTCCTGAGCCGCTCCGGCGGTACGCCGACGGATGAGGACGTTGCCCGGCAGAAGATCGGCGAGTTGGATCCGGCGTTGACAATTGCCGATGCCGTGGCGGCGCTCGAATATCTGAAGACAGCGCCCGGTTCGAACGGCAGGGTCGGCGCCGTCGGCTTCTGCTGGGGCGGCGGGCTCGTCAACCGCCTTGCCGTTGCAACACCGGATCTGGTCGCGGGCGTCGCCTATTACGGCATGCAGGTGCCGGCGGCGGATGTGCCCAAGATCAAGGCGAAGCTGATGCTTCACTATGCGGGTCTGGATGATCGGATCAATGCCGGCATTCCGGCCTATGAGGCGGCGCTGAAATCCACGGGCGTCGACTACCAGATCTTCGTCTATGACGGGGTCAATCACGCCTTCAACAACGATACGTCGACGGCCCGCTACGACGCGGCGGCGGCGAAGCTGGCGTGGTCACGAACGATCGACTTCTTGAAGCAGAATCTTTCCTGA
- a CDS encoding DUF1330 domain-containing protein, protein MREPYLSVTESQGRAFVARAIRGPVTMLDLLRFRAIADYSADPTLAPPTPISGAAAFSRYIAHTLPHLRRSGGSIVASYDGRAFLIGPEAERWDRVLLIRQASVDAFLAFARDEAYLAGLGHRTAALEDSRLLPLTESARVG, encoded by the coding sequence ATGAGGGAGCCTTATCTCAGCGTGACGGAAAGCCAGGGCCGGGCTTTCGTAGCCCGTGCCATCCGGGGTCCGGTCACCATGCTCGATCTGCTGCGGTTTCGCGCCATAGCCGACTATTCGGCCGATCCGACGCTGGCACCGCCTACGCCGATCTCGGGCGCGGCGGCGTTCAGCCGCTATATCGCCCATACGCTCCCCCATCTCCGGCGAAGCGGCGGAAGCATCGTGGCGAGCTATGACGGAAGGGCATTCCTGATCGGCCCGGAGGCGGAGCGCTGGGACCGCGTCCTCTTGATCCGGCAAGCGAGCGTCGACGCTTTCCTCGCCTTTGCGAGAGACGAGGCTTATCTCGCCGGCCTCGGGCACAGGACGGCGGCGCTGGAGGATTCGCGTCTGCTGCCGCTCACGGAAAGCGCGCGGGTCGGCTGA
- a CDS encoding LLM class flavin-dependent oxidoreductase: MEFGIYTFGDNMPDPHTGIRLEPAHRMRNLLEEIELADQVGLDVFGLGEHHRPDYMISSPEMVLAAAAARTKTIRLTSAVTVLSSDDPVRVFQRFATLDLISNGRAEIMAGRGSFIESFPLFGYDLADYDELFTEKLDLLLALRESERVTWAGQQRAAINDLGVYPRPVQEPIPLWIAVGGTPQSVARAGALGLPLAIAIIGGEPERFAPLVKLYREAARRAGQDAAKLAVGINSHGFIAETSREAADIAYAPFTEAMNRIGRERGWPPSGRGQFEASRKLRGALFVGSPNEVAEKILFQHEFFEHQRCLIQFTVGSIPHDKMLKSIELFGSKVVPQVRAALARAGNESAPAAPGAVNLA; this comes from the coding sequence ATGGAATTCGGCATCTATACCTTCGGCGACAACATGCCGGACCCGCATACCGGCATCCGGCTCGAACCGGCCCATCGCATGCGCAATCTCCTCGAGGAGATCGAACTCGCCGATCAGGTCGGCCTGGACGTCTTCGGTCTCGGCGAGCACCACCGCCCCGACTACATGATCTCGTCGCCGGAAATGGTGCTGGCCGCTGCCGCCGCGCGCACGAAGACCATCCGCCTGACCAGCGCCGTGACGGTCCTTTCCTCCGACGACCCGGTTCGCGTCTTTCAGCGCTTTGCCACGCTCGACCTGATCTCGAACGGCCGTGCCGAGATCATGGCGGGGCGGGGCTCCTTCATCGAATCCTTCCCGCTCTTCGGCTATGACCTCGCCGATTATGATGAACTCTTTACCGAGAAGCTCGATCTGCTGCTGGCGCTGCGGGAGAGCGAGCGCGTCACCTGGGCGGGCCAGCAGAGGGCAGCGATCAACGATCTCGGTGTCTATCCGCGACCGGTGCAGGAGCCCATCCCGCTCTGGATCGCCGTCGGCGGCACGCCGCAATCCGTCGCGCGCGCCGGCGCCCTCGGCCTGCCACTGGCCATCGCTATCATCGGCGGCGAGCCGGAACGCTTCGCACCGCTGGTGAAACTCTATCGAGAGGCGGCACGCCGCGCCGGTCAGGACGCCGCCAAACTCGCCGTCGGCATCAATTCGCACGGCTTCATCGCGGAAACCTCGCGGGAGGCGGCCGATATTGCCTATGCGCCCTTCACCGAGGCGATGAACCGGATCGGCCGAGAGCGTGGCTGGCCGCCGTCGGGACGTGGCCAGTTCGAGGCCTCGCGCAAGCTGCGCGGCGCGCTCTTCGTCGGCAGCCCGAATGAAGTCGCGGAGAAGATCCTGTTTCAGCACGAGTTCTTCGAGCACCAGCGCTGCCTGATCCAGTTCACCGTGGGCTCGATCCCGCATGACAAGATGCTGAAGTCGATCGAGCTGTTCGGGTCGAAGGTCGTGCCGCAGGTTCGCGCCGCGCTCGCCCGCGCCGGCAACGAATCGGCCCCCGCAGCGCCCGGCGCCGTTAACCTCGCCTAA
- a CDS encoding cold-shock protein, which translates to MRQTGTVKFFNASKGFGFITPDDGGKDVFVHVTAVERSGIGALNDGMRISYETEPDKRGKGPKAVDLLPA; encoded by the coding sequence ATGCGTCAGACGGGAACCGTCAAATTCTTCAATGCGTCCAAGGGCTTCGGCTTCATCACACCGGATGATGGCGGCAAGGACGTCTTTGTGCATGTGACCGCTGTGGAGCGCTCCGGCATCGGCGCGCTCAACGACGGTATGCGGATCTCCTATGAGACCGAGCCGGACAAGCGCGGCAAAGGCCCGAAGGCTGTGGATCTACTTCCAGCCTGA
- a CDS encoding FAD-dependent oxidoreductase, giving the protein MATTVETRRDQMFPRLSEADIRRVERFGSRVLYGAGVSIIAAGGTSPGLFLILSGEVAVTRRDSAGVDHLIVQHGHGEFVGELSQLSGRPALVDARTAGAVEALLVPSEKLRALMIAEADLGERLMRALILRRVGLIESGAGPVIVAPAGQGDLLRLQGFLGRNGHPYQWIDSAADPASAALMERLHLTAEEMPIVLCPAGQILRNPSEQELARCLGLVGTIDPDRLYDVAVVGAGPAGLATAVYAGSEGLSVLVLDSRAFGGQAGASARIENYLGFPTGITGMALMARAYNQAQKFGTDFAIPDEARFVEPREVDGSPCFRLRLGTTEAASARTVVIASGARYRRPPIPGIEDFEGTSVHYWASPLERKLVADTEAVLVGGGNSAGQAAVFLAGMAAKVWMIIRAPGLEASMSRYLIDRIQATPNIELVTQSEVIELHGNSGALDSVAWRHRQSGMTTTRPIRHLFLFIGADPNTGWLEGCAIGVDSKGFVLTGAGPAHHALETSLPGIFAVGDVRAGSVKRVAAAVGEGAQVVAAIHAYLAARSAAPALPPTGDDRP; this is encoded by the coding sequence ATGGCCACGACAGTCGAAACACGCCGCGATCAGATGTTCCCCCGCTTGAGCGAAGCGGATATCCGACGCGTGGAGCGCTTCGGCTCCCGCGTCCTCTATGGCGCCGGCGTCTCGATCATTGCCGCTGGGGGAACATCGCCGGGCCTGTTCCTGATCCTCAGCGGCGAGGTTGCCGTCACGCGGCGCGATTCCGCCGGGGTGGATCATCTGATCGTCCAGCACGGGCATGGCGAATTCGTCGGCGAACTCAGCCAGCTCTCTGGCCGCCCTGCCCTTGTCGACGCGCGCACGGCGGGTGCAGTCGAGGCGCTGCTCGTTCCGTCGGAAAAGTTGCGGGCCTTGATGATCGCCGAGGCCGACCTCGGCGAGCGGCTTATGCGGGCGCTGATTCTGCGTCGCGTCGGATTGATCGAATCGGGTGCCGGGCCGGTGATCGTGGCTCCCGCCGGCCAAGGCGACTTGCTGCGGCTCCAGGGCTTCCTCGGCCGCAACGGCCACCCGTATCAATGGATCGATTCGGCCGCCGACCCTGCATCGGCCGCGCTGATGGAGCGGCTTCATCTCACCGCCGAGGAAATGCCCATCGTCCTCTGCCCGGCCGGACAGATCCTGCGCAATCCATCGGAACAGGAACTGGCGCGCTGTCTGGGCCTCGTCGGCACGATCGATCCGGACCGGCTCTATGATGTCGCGGTTGTCGGCGCCGGACCGGCCGGACTGGCAACCGCCGTCTATGCCGGCTCGGAGGGATTGTCCGTCCTCGTGCTCGACTCGCGCGCCTTTGGCGGCCAGGCCGGCGCATCGGCCCGGATCGAGAATTATCTGGGCTTCCCGACCGGCATTACCGGCATGGCACTGATGGCGCGCGCCTATAATCAGGCGCAGAAATTCGGCACCGACTTCGCCATCCCCGACGAGGCCCGATTCGTCGAGCCGCGGGAGGTCGACGGATCGCCTTGCTTCCGCCTGCGCCTCGGCACGACGGAGGCGGCATCGGCGCGGACGGTCGTCATCGCCAGTGGCGCGCGCTATCGCCGGCCGCCTATTCCGGGGATCGAGGATTTCGAAGGCACGAGCGTCCACTACTGGGCCTCGCCGCTGGAGCGAAAGCTGGTCGCGGATACCGAGGCAGTGCTTGTGGGCGGCGGCAATTCCGCCGGTCAGGCAGCGGTATTTCTCGCCGGCATGGCCGCAAAGGTCTGGATGATCATCCGCGCCCCGGGGCTGGAAGCGAGCATGTCGCGTTATCTGATCGACCGCATCCAGGCGACGCCCAATATCGAACTCGTCACGCAGAGCGAGGTGATCGAACTGCATGGGAACAGTGGCGCGCTGGACAGCGTGGCGTGGCGCCACCGGCAGTCGGGGATGACGACGACCCGCCCGATCCGGCACCTCTTCCTGTTCATCGGCGCCGATCCGAATACCGGCTGGCTGGAAGGCTGCGCGATCGGCGTCGACAGCAAGGGCTTCGTGCTCACCGGCGCCGGTCCCGCTCACCATGCGCTAGAGACCAGCCTGCCGGGCATATTCGCCGTCGGCGACGTCCGTGCCGGGTCGGTCAAGCGCGTGGCCGCCGCCGTCGGCGAGGGCGCGCAGGTCGTCGCCGCGATCCACGCCTACCTCGCCGCCCGCTCGGCCGCTCCTGCCCTGCCCCCAACCGGAGACGATCGCCCATGA
- a CDS encoding MFS transporter, with product MPLALFALAVASFGIGTTEFVIMGLLPDVAADLGVTIPQAGLLITGYALGVVVGGPVIAVATAKLPRKTTLIGLACLFCLGNLLCALAPNYAFLMAARVITALGHGAFFGIGAIVAASLVPYGQRARAMAMLFAGLTLANILGVPAGTALGHAFSWRSTFYVVVAIGLVSVAAIAFWVPSAKGVKAPTSLISEFRVFRNAQVWLAMAISVMTAASLFSVFTYIAPILQEVTGVSPQTTTWMLLLFGFGITIGNLVGGRLADWKLMATIIGALVLLILVLAQFTISSHSPIAAGVTIFLWGVVLFTLVPPLQMRVIECAGEAPNLASTLNQGAFNLGNAGGAWIGGLALTFGASYDHLPLVGAALAVAALVIALASRDLAKRGAAAPLAAE from the coding sequence ATGCCTTTGGCGCTCTTCGCCCTTGCCGTTGCCTCGTTCGGCATCGGCACCACTGAATTCGTCATCATGGGCCTGTTGCCGGACGTCGCCGCCGATCTCGGCGTGACAATCCCGCAGGCCGGCCTGCTCATCACGGGCTATGCGCTCGGCGTGGTCGTTGGCGGACCGGTGATCGCGGTGGCGACGGCCAAGCTGCCGCGCAAGACGACACTGATCGGCCTCGCCTGTCTCTTCTGTCTCGGCAATCTCCTCTGCGCGCTTGCGCCGAACTATGCCTTCCTGATGGCGGCCCGCGTCATCACGGCGCTCGGCCATGGCGCCTTCTTCGGCATCGGCGCCATCGTCGCGGCGAGTCTCGTGCCCTATGGCCAGAGGGCCCGTGCGATGGCGATGCTCTTTGCCGGGCTGACGCTCGCCAATATCCTCGGCGTTCCGGCAGGCACGGCACTCGGCCATGCCTTCAGCTGGCGCTCGACCTTCTATGTCGTCGTCGCCATCGGCCTCGTCTCGGTCGCGGCCATCGCATTCTGGGTGCCGAGCGCCAAGGGCGTAAAGGCGCCGACCAGCCTGATCAGCGAATTCCGCGTCTTCCGCAATGCCCAGGTCTGGCTCGCCATGGCGATCAGCGTCATGACGGCGGCGAGCCTGTTCTCGGTCTTCACCTATATCGCGCCGATCCTGCAGGAAGTGACCGGCGTCTCGCCGCAGACGACGACCTGGATGCTGCTGCTCTTCGGCTTCGGCATCACGATCGGCAACCTCGTTGGCGGCCGTCTCGCCGACTGGAAGCTGATGGCGACCATCATCGGCGCGCTCGTGCTGCTGATCCTCGTGCTGGCGCAGTTCACCATATCAAGCCATTCGCCGATCGCGGCCGGCGTCACGATCTTCCTCTGGGGCGTTGTGCTGTTCACTCTGGTGCCACCGCTGCAGATGCGGGTGATCGAATGCGCCGGGGAAGCGCCGAACCTGGCCTCGACGCTCAATCAGGGGGCGTTCAACCTCGGCAATGCCGGCGGTGCGTGGATTGGCGGGCTCGCGCTGACGTTCGGCGCCAGCTACGACCACCTGCCGCTGGTCGGCGCCGCCCTGGCGGTGGCAGCACTCGTTATCGCGCTGGCTTCGCGCGATCTGGCGAAACGCGGCGCAGCGGCTCCGCTCGCTGCCGAATAG